The nucleotide window TGCGCAGCGCGGCGGTGGATGTCGCCAAAGAACCGGCTACATCGGTCATGAACAGCAACGTAGACGGTGGCAACGGCTACGCGGGCGAAGTTGACCGAGAAATTCGCCCGCACCCACGGGTGTCCCTACCCCGATTGCCTCCTCAGCCTGAAGTGCAGTCCGGACACGGCTGCAGGAAATCTATTGCGGTCAAGGAGAACACGCGGCACAGGTGCTTCCGCGGGGCCTCGGCAGCCGACGATCCGGATCGCTTTGCGCGGACACCATCACGCCGCGCTGCCGGCCATCGTCCAATCGGCCGCCGTGATGCCGTTGTCCTCGGCTCCCGCAAACAACTGCGATCGGCGATCGGCGATACCATCGGCCGATGTCGGAATTTTCTTTCGCCGAGCCCTATCCCGAGCCAGGCGCCCCTTGGTCTTTGCCCCCAGCACCCTCGACAGCGCCGCCGGGGCCGTGGCGTTGGGCTGTCGTGGCGGCCGTGGCGCTGGCAGTCGTCGCGCTGGGCGTTGGCGTTGTGGGCTGGTTTCGCCCCCAACCACGCAACACCCCACCGACGCCACCGACGCCCACGTTCAGCACCCAACAGATCACTGACGCACGGGAAGGCGTTTGCGCCGCGCACCGGATCGTGCGTCAGGCGGCCGTCTCGACTACCAATCAACCCAACCCGTCACCCGGTGATCCGATTGGCGATCTGGCCATAGCAGCGAACGCTCGCCTGGCGCTCTACGGTGGTGGTGACTACCTGCTGAATCGCCTCGCCGCCGAGCCCGCGACTCCCGCTGAGTTGCGAGACGCGGTCCGATCGCTGGCCAATCTGCTGCAGGAACTTGCAATGAGCTACCTCGCCGGAAGCCCGGATTCCGTGATAACTCCCCTGCTACAGGCGTCGGATAAACGCACCAGAGCAGTGGATTCGCTCTGCACGTGACCCGGACCCCGATCCTGTTGGGTCAACGCAGCACGAGAGCGGGGTGGCCGCGGCGCCGGTAGACCGAGCCGAACCGGGCATCGAGCCGCAGCCACGTCGGCAGAACTCGGACCCGGATCATTTCGTCGGCGTCGATCGCCGCCGCGGTCTGGGGCAAGAACCCCATTGCCGTCAAAGCGAACGCGCAGCGCATCGGTAGCCCGACGACGACATCGCCCGAACTGACCTGGATGACCTCTTGGTCCAGCAGCGAGATCGGCGGGCCATGGGCGCTGCCGTGCTCCTTGGCCAGCCGCGCGCCGCTTTGCGCCAGGTCGAGCATCGTCCGGGCCGGCACGTCATCGAGATGGGTGAAACCGGATTCCGGTGGTAGCGCCCCGCGCCACGCCGAGTCCATCGGGTACCCCACATCGACGTAGCCCGAAGCGTCCATCGCCGTCAGCCCCCGCGCCAGCCCGTCGGCACCGACCGAAACGTCGTTGGGTCGCACCTTGCCGGCCACCACCCGGCTGGCCAACACATCGAATCCCGTTGCCACCCATGCCGTCAGCAGTCCCGATGACCGGGCACGCAGCCGGATCACGGCGGCGTTGTCGAGCCGCATCGCATGCTCGACGAACGTGGCCAGATCTGCGCGGTGCGCCCCACCGTGCAGCCAGAGTCCGCGCTCGGCGGCTTCCCCTATGCCCTGAGCCACCGTTGCAGATACTCCCGATGGTGAGCCGACAAGCGCACCAGCCGTTGCTCGTCGATGTGGAACGCGGCTAGCTGTGATTCGGCGATGACGGCCGGCTTGGAGTCCGGGTCCGCGCTGACCGACCGAACCTCGTAGCCCAGCGTGAAATCCACTGCGCGCAGCCGCTTGACCCACATTGTCACCTGCAGCGGAGAATCGGACAGCCGCAACTGACCCTTGTAGGTGACCCGGACGTCGGCGATCAGCAGGCCGGTGGTTGTGATGTCCGCGCCGAAGGCGTCCTTGAGGAACGGGACGCGCGCCTCTTCGAGGATGGTGACCATGGTGGCGTGATTGACGTGCTGGTACATGTCGATGTCGGACCAGCGCACCGGCACTGGCGCGACGAACCCAGTACTCATCCGGAGATACCCCGTCCGCTTGTCCGTGTCATTCGGCGGATTTGGCGCGCCGCCACCGACAACGTCGCCAGATCCTTCTGACCGCTTTCGCGGATCTCGTTGAGCGTCCGGCGGGCCCGCTCCACCCGGGAAGCGCTGAGGTGTTCCCATTCGACAATTTTCTGCTCACTACTTTCATCGGGCTCCCCCACCGCGAGCACATCGAAACACAACGACCGCAGCGCACCGTAGATGTCGTCACGAATCGCTAAGCGCGCCAATGAATGCCAGCGATCGCTTCGCGGTAGCTCCGAGACCGCCGTCAGCAACCCGTCCGCGCCCAGCCGGTCCACCAGCGCGAAATAGGTATCGGCGACTTCGGCGGCGTCCAGGTCGGCGATATCGGCGATGTCGATGATGTCCAGCAGGCTGTAGCGGTACAGACCCACCGCGACCCGGTAGGCCAAATCTGCGGGCGCACCCTCGGAGATGAAGTCCGCGGCCTCTTTTTCCACAATGGCTTTGTCATCACCGCGCAGCCACTCCGACATTCGCGGGGTTAGCGCCTTGACTTTCGCGGCGAACCGATTGATTTCGGCGCCGACGGCCAACGGCTGCGGACGATAGTTGAGCAGCCAGCGACCGGCGCGATCGATCAACCTACGGGTATCCAGCGTCAACCGGTCCGACAGGCCGACCGGCAAGTTCGCCGCCCGGATCCGCCGCCAGATGTGATCCACACCAAAGATGGCGTCGGTGGCCACGTAGGTGCGTACCGCGTCGATCGGCGTGACACCGATATCCTCGGCGATCCGGAAGGCATAGGTGATGCCGGCGGTGTCCACCAGGTCGTTGATGAGCATGGTGGTGACAATCTCGCGACGCAGCTGGTGTGAGCGGATCTCGGGGGTGAACCGTTCGCGCAGTGGTTTCGGGAAGTAATAGGGCAACCTGGACGCGAACACATCCTGGTCCGGCAGCTCGGTGGCCAATACCCCCTCTTTGAGCGACAGCTTGACGTGCGCCATCAACGTCGCCAGCTCGGGTGAGGTGAGGCCGATACCCGCCTCGGCGCGCCGCAAGATCTCCTTCTCCGACGGCAGCGCTTCCA belongs to Mycobacterium basiliense and includes:
- a CDS encoding acyl-CoA thioesterase; amino-acid sequence: MSTGFVAPVPVRWSDIDMYQHVNHATMVTILEEARVPFLKDAFGADITTTGLLIADVRVTYKGQLRLSDSPLQVTMWVKRLRAVDFTLGYEVRSVSADPDSKPAVIAESQLAAFHIDEQRLVRLSAHHREYLQRWLRA